A portion of the Actomonas aquatica genome contains these proteins:
- a CDS encoding glycoside hydrolase family 43 protein: MPSTPVRFRYLALSILCAALSAPLLTAQPAAPASDTGIHIVENLTRPADKAVPQEDDYAGYMMVYFKDQTQSAYLAISEDGYTFTDVNGGEPIFIGEHLAEQKGVRDPHITRGPDGAFYLAMTDLHIFGDRAGFRETRWQRSEERYGWGNNRALVLMKSWDLIHWSHTDFRVDLAFPELGDIDCSWAPQTTYDPVADKMMVYFTIRYNNDYANIYWSYANDDFTALETVPQKIPDIGGIDADLTLVDGTWHMFYVAGAKLFYASSTKLHDGYVGDQTRIDPETKPTEAPNVFRRLGTDTYVLMYDVYGGRPNNMGFSETKDFKTFTDIGHFNEGVMQGTNFERPKHGAVSYLTREELETVAKHWNVKLPIAQP, from the coding sequence ATGCCTTCTACCCCCGTTCGCTTCCGCTACCTCGCCCTCTCCATTTTGTGCGCCGCACTGAGCGCTCCGTTGCTCACCGCCCAACCGGCCGCGCCCGCCTCCGACACCGGGATTCACATTGTCGAAAACCTCACCCGGCCCGCGGACAAAGCGGTGCCGCAGGAGGACGATTACGCTGGCTACATGATGGTCTATTTTAAGGATCAAACCCAGTCGGCCTACCTCGCGATCAGCGAGGACGGGTATACCTTCACCGATGTGAATGGCGGCGAGCCGATCTTCATCGGCGAACACCTCGCGGAGCAGAAGGGCGTGCGCGATCCACACATCACCCGCGGTCCCGACGGCGCCTTCTATCTCGCCATGACCGACCTGCACATTTTCGGCGATCGGGCCGGCTTCCGCGAGACCCGCTGGCAACGCTCCGAAGAACGCTACGGCTGGGGCAACAATCGCGCGCTGGTGCTGATGAAGTCCTGGGACCTGATCCACTGGAGCCACACCGATTTCCGCGTCGATCTGGCCTTCCCCGAACTCGGGGACATCGACTGCTCCTGGGCGCCGCAAACCACCTACGACCCGGTGGCCGACAAGATGATGGTCTACTTCACCATCCGCTATAACAACGACTACGCCAACATCTACTGGTCCTACGCCAACGACGACTTCACCGCGCTCGAAACCGTGCCGCAGAAGATCCCCGACATCGGCGGCATCGACGCCGACCTCACGCTCGTCGATGGCACCTGGCACATGTTCTACGTCGCCGGCGCCAAGCTCTTCTACGCCAGCTCCACCAAGCTCCACGACGGCTACGTGGGCGACCAAACCCGCATCGATCCCGAAACCAAACCCACCGAAGCACCCAATGTATTTCGCCGACTCGGCACCGACACCTATGTGCTGATGTATGACGTCTACGGCGGCCGCCCCAACAACATGGGGTTCAGCGAAACCAAGGACTTCAAAACCTTCACCGACATCGGCCACTTCAACGAAGGGGTGATGCAGGGCACCAACTTCGAACGGCCGAAGCACGGCGCCGTCTCCTACCTCACCCGCGAGGAGCTGGAGACCGTGGCCAAGCACTGGAACGTGAAGCTTCCTATCGCGCAGCCCTGA